One Peribacillus simplex NBRC 15720 = DSM 1321 genomic region harbors:
- a CDS encoding prephenate dehydrogenase, whose amino-acid sequence MKGKVFVIGLGLIGGSLAMAVRHAHPEAVIVGTDLSEKNIQLSMLLGIIDDSVSSLEAGACEADLILLAVPVNETVKILAQLADMDLKSDVLISDAGSTKDTVVKAAKPLIDKGVAFIGGHPMAGSHKSGAAAAKLHLFEHAFYLLTPGDSIEEEKVEQLKGWLQGTRANFLVVSPATHDKLTGVISHFPHIVASGLVKQAENYSKENKLISRLAAGGFRDITRIASSSPEMWRDILLHNREVLLELMNDWLNEMEHIKGLVANEDSEEILRFFTDAKIFRDDLPASAKGAIPAFYDLYIDIPDYAGIISEITGYLAQEGISITNIRIIETREEIYGVLVISFQTDVDRIKAAECISRHTDYETILA is encoded by the coding sequence GTGAAGGGTAAGGTTTTTGTAATAGGTCTAGGTCTAATTGGCGGATCACTGGCCATGGCTGTACGCCATGCGCATCCCGAAGCCGTGATTGTTGGTACGGACCTAAGTGAAAAGAATATTCAACTATCGATGCTATTGGGGATCATTGATGATTCTGTATCATCTTTGGAAGCGGGAGCATGTGAAGCTGATTTGATTCTACTTGCTGTGCCTGTCAATGAAACCGTGAAGATTTTAGCTCAATTGGCTGATATGGATTTAAAAAGTGATGTCCTCATATCGGATGCAGGAAGTACGAAGGATACAGTCGTTAAGGCAGCAAAACCATTGATAGATAAAGGGGTGGCCTTCATCGGGGGGCACCCTATGGCTGGTTCCCATAAAAGCGGCGCTGCGGCAGCCAAATTGCATTTATTCGAACATGCATTTTATTTGCTTACTCCCGGAGATTCCATCGAAGAAGAAAAAGTTGAGCAGTTGAAAGGGTGGCTGCAAGGGACAAGAGCGAACTTTCTGGTTGTAAGTCCTGCCACTCATGATAAGCTGACTGGGGTCATTAGTCATTTTCCGCATATTGTCGCATCGGGGCTCGTTAAGCAGGCAGAAAATTATAGTAAGGAAAATAAGTTGATTTCAAGGCTTGCAGCAGGTGGATTTCGAGATATTACAAGAATTGCTTCAAGCAGTCCGGAAATGTGGCGTGACATTTTGTTACATAACCGGGAAGTGCTACTTGAATTAATGAATGATTGGCTGAATGAAATGGAGCATATAAAAGGTCTGGTCGCGAATGAAGATAGTGAAGAAATCCTTCGATTCTTTACCGATGCCAAGATTTTCAGGGATGATTTGCCAGCATCTGCGAAAGGCGCCATACCAGCGTTTTATGATTTATATATCGATATACCGGATTATGCCGGAATAATTTCTGAGATTACCGGATATTTGGCACAAGAAGGTATCAGCATTACAAATATAAGGATCATTGAAACCAGGGAAGAGATATACGGTGTGCTGGTCATCAGCTTCCAAACGGATGTTGATCGCATTAAAGCTGCGGAGTGTATTTCAAGACATACAGATTATGAAACGATCCTGGCATAA
- the aroC gene encoding chorismate synthase yields MRYLTAGESHGPQLTTIIEGLPAGMPITNEDINQELGRRQKGHGRGRRMQIEKDQAFISSGIRHGYTLGSPVALVVENDDWKHWTKIMGSEGLSEEEAEEIKRKITRPRPGHADLNGGIKYGHRDLRNVLERSSARETTVRVAAGAVAKKLLSLLGIEVASHVLEIGGVKAEPPKYETIQQLQQVTEESSVRCFDKNVEQQMKDAIDEAKQKGDSIGGIVEVIVEGMPVGVGSYVHYDRKLDAKLAAAIMSINAFKGVEIGLGFEAAHLFGSDVHDEIAWDEEQGYYRKTNRLGGFEGGMTTGMPIVVRGVMKPIPTLYKPLKSVDIDTKEVFEASVERSDSCAVPAAAVVAEAVVAWELAAAIVDQFPSDRYEQLAEYIRSYREEVKGF; encoded by the coding sequence ATGAGATATTTAACAGCGGGAGAATCACATGGTCCGCAACTGACTACTATCATTGAAGGATTACCGGCAGGAATGCCGATTACGAATGAGGATATTAATCAAGAATTAGGACGCCGGCAAAAAGGGCATGGACGTGGAAGAAGGATGCAGATCGAGAAAGATCAGGCTTTTATTTCTTCGGGAATCAGACATGGCTACACACTCGGTTCACCGGTTGCTTTGGTGGTTGAGAACGATGACTGGAAGCATTGGACAAAGATTATGGGAAGTGAAGGGCTTTCAGAAGAGGAAGCTGAAGAAATTAAACGTAAAATCACCCGGCCTCGTCCTGGTCATGCCGACTTGAACGGTGGGATTAAATATGGGCACCGCGATTTGAGAAATGTTCTGGAACGCTCTTCAGCCCGTGAAACGACAGTAAGGGTGGCAGCAGGTGCTGTCGCTAAAAAGCTATTGTCTTTATTGGGTATAGAAGTGGCATCGCATGTTTTGGAAATTGGCGGAGTGAAGGCAGAACCGCCAAAATACGAAACGATTCAGCAATTGCAACAAGTAACAGAAGAATCTTCTGTTAGATGTTTTGACAAAAACGTAGAGCAGCAGATGAAGGATGCAATTGATGAAGCGAAACAAAAAGGAGATTCCATCGGCGGCATCGTTGAGGTCATTGTAGAAGGAATGCCGGTGGGTGTGGGAAGTTATGTGCACTATGACCGTAAGCTTGATGCAAAACTAGCCGCAGCGATAATGAGCATCAATGCATTTAAAGGGGTGGAAATAGGTCTTGGATTTGAAGCGGCCCATCTATTCGGCAGTGATGTCCATGATGAAATCGCATGGGACGAAGAACAGGGTTATTACCGGAAAACCAATCGCCTTGGTGGTTTTGAAGGCGGTATGACAACTGGAATGCCTATAGTTGTACGCGGTGTGATGAAGCCGATTCCCACTTTATATAAACCTTTGAAAAGTGTTGATATTGATACGAAGGAAGTGTTTGAAGCAAGTGTCGAACGTTCCGATAGTTGTGCGGTTCCAGCAGCAGCAGTAGTTGCTGAGGCGGTAGTAGCATGGGAACTGGCGGCTGCCATCGTTGATCAATTCCCTTCAGATCGTTATGAGCAATTAGCAGAATATATAAGATCATATAGGGAAGAAGTAAAGGGGTTTTAA
- the aroB gene encoding 3-dehydroquinate synthase, producing the protein MESIQIKTASKQYPVLIGKKAINELPELITHELNHLNKILIITDEKVAALHLQTVKNALIKTGKPVLHHVVPEGEHAKTFDVFYECQSFCLSQQINRKSLIIALGGGAVGDLAGFVAATFMRGIPFIQVPTTLLAHDSAVGGKVAINHPLGKNMIGAFHQPEAVIYDLEFLKTLPLKELRSGFAEVIKHSLIADNEFYLWLKSNIVDLNDITDEQFLTMITKGIGIKAKIVEEDEKENGIRAYLNFGHTLGHAVEGSMGYGNFTHGESILIGMVYALKLSRKKVDLDFKLDEFINWVSSLGYQITIPTRLEHALLLELMKTDKKSVNDAATFVLLNEVGSPQLMDIGDSELIEEMADMI; encoded by the coding sequence ATGGAATCCATCCAAATAAAAACGGCATCCAAGCAATATCCGGTTTTAATTGGCAAGAAGGCAATAAATGAATTGCCTGAATTAATAACACATGAATTAAATCATCTAAACAAGATTCTGATCATAACTGATGAGAAAGTGGCTGCACTTCATTTGCAGACTGTGAAAAACGCCCTGATCAAGACGGGAAAACCGGTCCTGCATCATGTAGTGCCAGAAGGGGAGCATGCTAAAACTTTCGATGTGTTTTATGAATGCCAAAGCTTCTGCTTATCCCAACAGATCAATCGCAAGTCATTGATTATCGCCCTTGGCGGTGGTGCAGTCGGTGACTTGGCTGGATTCGTTGCGGCTACTTTTATGAGAGGGATTCCATTTATACAGGTTCCGACTACTTTGCTCGCCCACGATAGTGCAGTGGGCGGTAAGGTTGCCATCAATCACCCGCTAGGGAAAAATATGATTGGGGCATTTCATCAGCCTGAAGCGGTCATTTATGATCTTGAATTTTTAAAAACATTGCCTCTTAAAGAATTAAGGTCAGGTTTTGCAGAAGTCATTAAACATTCCTTGATAGCCGATAATGAGTTTTATCTATGGTTAAAGTCGAATATTGTTGATTTGAATGATATAACGGATGAGCAATTCCTAACCATGATTACAAAAGGGATTGGCATTAAAGCTAAAATTGTCGAAGAGGATGAGAAGGAAAACGGCATTCGTGCCTATTTGAATTTTGGTCATACACTTGGGCATGCAGTGGAAGGTTCAATGGGATATGGGAACTTTACGCATGGGGAATCCATTTTAATCGGGATGGTATATGCTCTTAAATTAAGCAGAAAGAAAGTGGATCTCGATTTTAAACTAGATGAGTTTATTAACTGGGTTTCTTCTTTAGGCTATCAAATAACCATTCCAACCCGACTTGAACATGCATTGCTACTTGAATTAATGAAAACGGACAAAAAATCAGTCAATGATGCAGCTACCTTTGTCCTGCTAAACGAAGTGGGGTCACCGCAGTTAATGGATATAGGCGACTCTGAGCTGATAGAGGAAATGGCGGATATGATATAG
- the hisC gene encoding histidinol-phosphate transaminase codes for MKWNEAVLSLKSYQPGKSTDEVKKLYGLEKITKLASNENPFGCSEKVKESVRNSTHSFAIYPDGYATMLREAVAKHTGVKETQLIFGNGSDENIQIISRSLLGAGKNTVMATGTFSQYRHNATLEGAEIREVPHIDGAHDLEGMLKVIDDKTAVVWLCTPNNPTGKYISEQDLLSFIEKVPEDVLIVLDEAYCEYATAEDYPRTNQWINKYKNLIILRTFSKIYGLASFRVGYGLADEDIIQKLDPSREPFNVNTFAQNIAIVALEDQAFIEKCKEENQKGLKRYYEFCKKENLAYYPSQGNFIFIHFEQDADVVFQYLLERGYIARSGKSFGFPNSLRVTIGSTEENEGMINAIKTFLNEVEAPSDSLF; via the coding sequence ATGAAATGGAATGAAGCGGTCCTTTCTTTGAAGTCTTATCAACCGGGAAAATCCACTGATGAAGTGAAAAAATTATACGGGTTGGAAAAAATCACGAAATTAGCTTCAAATGAAAATCCTTTTGGTTGTTCGGAAAAGGTCAAGGAGTCGGTTAGGAATTCAACCCATTCGTTTGCCATCTATCCGGATGGATATGCAACGATGCTTAGGGAAGCTGTTGCAAAACATACAGGTGTGAAAGAAACTCAGCTTATTTTTGGAAATGGATCTGATGAGAACATTCAAATCATCTCCAGGAGTCTATTGGGAGCTGGAAAGAATACGGTCATGGCAACAGGCACTTTTTCGCAGTATCGCCATAATGCCACGCTAGAAGGTGCTGAAATCAGGGAAGTTCCTCATATTGACGGTGCTCATGATCTAGAAGGAATGCTTAAAGTAATAGATGACAAAACAGCGGTTGTCTGGCTTTGTACACCAAATAATCCAACAGGTAAATACATTTCGGAACAGGACTTATTATCGTTCATCGAAAAAGTGCCGGAAGATGTTCTTATCGTTTTGGATGAAGCTTATTGTGAATATGCAACGGCTGAGGATTACCCGAGAACGAATCAATGGATTAATAAATATAAAAATTTGATCATACTCAGGACATTCTCAAAAATTTATGGACTTGCGAGCTTTAGGGTAGGGTACGGTTTGGCGGATGAGGATATTATTCAGAAACTAGATCCTTCCCGGGAACCATTCAATGTCAACACCTTCGCACAGAATATTGCTATCGTCGCTTTGGAAGATCAAGCCTTCATTGAAAAATGCAAGGAAGAAAATCAAAAAGGACTCAAGCGGTACTATGAATTTTGCAAAAAGGAAAATTTAGCTTATTACCCGTCACAAGGTAATTTCATCTTTATCCATTTTGAACAGGATGCCGATGTGGTGTTTCAATATTTGCTTGAGCGCGGGTACATCGCAAGGTCGGGGAAATCTTTCGGTTTTCCTAACAGCCTAAGGGTAACGATTGGTTCTACGGAAGAAAATGAAGGAATGATTAATGCTATTAAAACTTTTTTGAATGAAGTTGAGGCACCTTCTGATTCGCTGTTTTAA
- the aroA gene encoding 3-phosphoshikimate 1-carboxyvinyltransferase, which translates to MNTKKLQTNIQTLRGSIAIPGDKSISHRSIMFGALAEGETTVTNFLPGADCLSTISCFKQLGVHIEQDGQHVKIVGKGFKGLTEPESVLDVGNSGTTIRLMMGILAGQEFSAVLAGDESIAKRPMTRVVNPLREMGAVIDGRKGAEYTPLFIRGGKLQGFRYELPVASAQVKSAIILAGLQAEGETLIIEPEETRDHTERMIQEFGGKIEKDGQTIKVSGNQVFKGTTIHVPGDISSAAFFMVAAAITENSEVVLKNVGLNSTRTGIIEVMKSMGADITIEKKTSEGEPAGDITVRSSRLKGTTISGDLIPRLIDEIPVIALLATQAEGITTIKDAAELKVKETNRIDTVANELSILGADITPTADGLIIKGRKALNGGTVTSHGDHRIGMMLAVAALITDGEVELADPDAIDVSYPQFFGHLTQLIK; encoded by the coding sequence ATGAATACAAAAAAATTACAAACGAACATCCAAACATTACGTGGTTCGATTGCCATACCTGGAGATAAGTCGATCTCCCATCGTTCGATAATGTTCGGAGCCCTTGCCGAGGGGGAAACGACAGTCACTAATTTTCTTCCAGGAGCGGATTGTTTAAGTACGATTTCCTGTTTTAAGCAGCTTGGAGTCCATATTGAACAAGATGGCCAGCACGTCAAAATTGTAGGCAAAGGTTTTAAAGGATTAACGGAACCTGAATCAGTGCTGGATGTCGGAAATTCGGGTACCACGATCAGGTTAATGATGGGCATTTTGGCAGGACAGGAATTTTCGGCCGTTTTGGCAGGTGACGAATCGATAGCCAAACGGCCAATGACCCGGGTAGTAAACCCTCTTCGCGAGATGGGAGCAGTCATTGATGGCCGAAAAGGGGCCGAATACACCCCGCTCTTCATAAGAGGAGGCAAATTACAAGGTTTTCGCTATGAATTGCCTGTGGCAAGTGCGCAGGTAAAATCAGCGATAATCTTGGCTGGTTTACAGGCAGAAGGTGAAACGCTCATTATCGAACCGGAAGAGACCCGTGATCATACAGAACGAATGATCCAAGAGTTTGGCGGGAAAATCGAAAAGGACGGTCAAACGATTAAAGTAAGCGGAAATCAAGTCTTCAAAGGGACCACCATCCATGTTCCGGGTGATATTTCTTCAGCGGCTTTCTTCATGGTGGCTGCAGCGATTACGGAAAATAGTGAAGTGGTGTTAAAAAATGTGGGCCTTAATTCGACAAGGACTGGAATAATCGAAGTCATGAAATCGATGGGGGCGGATATTACGATAGAGAAGAAGACGAGCGAGGGTGAACCTGCAGGAGACATTACTGTCAGAAGCTCCCGACTAAAAGGAACGACCATCAGCGGTGATTTAATTCCCCGTCTCATCGATGAAATACCGGTAATTGCACTTCTGGCAACACAGGCTGAAGGGATAACGACAATCAAGGATGCAGCAGAACTTAAAGTGAAAGAGACGAATCGAATTGATACTGTTGCAAATGAGCTTTCCATCCTGGGGGCAGATATAACCCCGACAGCAGACGGATTGATCATCAAAGGACGTAAAGCCCTGAATGGAGGTACGGTTACAAGCCACGGAGATCATCGTATCGGAATGATGCTTGCTGTAGCGGCTTTGATAACGGATGGTGAAGTGGAACTTGCTGACCCTGATGCCATAGATGTATCATATCCACAATTTTTTGGGCATTTGACGCAATTGATAAAGTAA
- the aroH gene encoding chorismate mutase produces the protein MIRGIRGATTVERDTEIEVISAVEKLMAEIIQVNEIDPDMVASVFFSATEEIRSVFPAKALRKFEGWTYVPVTCMKEIPVSNSLPFCIRVMIHVNTTKSQQEIKHVYQAGATVLRPDLTKQI, from the coding sequence GTGATAAGAGGAATAAGGGGTGCCACTACAGTAGAAAGAGACACAGAAATAGAAGTGATTTCCGCTGTCGAAAAGTTGATGGCAGAGATCATTCAGGTCAACGAGATTGATCCTGATATGGTGGCTTCCGTATTTTTTTCTGCTACGGAAGAAATTCGTTCTGTCTTCCCTGCCAAAGCCTTGAGGAAATTCGAAGGCTGGACTTATGTACCGGTTACATGCATGAAAGAAATACCGGTGAGCAATTCCTTGCCATTTTGCATCCGGGTCATGATCCACGTAAATACGACGAAATCTCAACAAGAGATAAAGCATGTATACCAGGCAGGGGCTACTGTATTACGGCCAGATTTGACAAAGCAGATATAA